One part of the Natronorubrum sediminis genome encodes these proteins:
- a CDS encoding aspartate aminotransferase family protein: MTAGPPIDEIHFDDAPNVDNVPGPNTQALLEKQADIDSSAVAYPNDIPIAFEEGKGATVRDADGNTYIDLFAGIGVLNVGHSNPYVLEAVHEQADKFVHTVDFPTDARLELIEKLDEIAPEGLQGNNRVVFGGPTGSDAIEASIKLSKYNSEGDGLIAFRGSYHGATTGAMSVTSNTKLKKHYAPLLSDVVHAPYPYPFRDGKSPEASVDHALEEVQAILEDPYGGLANPAGIIVEPIQGEGGIVTPPAGFLQGLRDLADDNDVTLVFDEIQTGLGRTGEWWASDWEGVTPDAMTSAKALGGVGFPLSATMYKEELDTWGSGDHAGTYRGHVVGMRAGTRAIEYIQDHDLLAHARDLGEYIQDRLLEAADETDHLADVRGKGLFIGAEFVDSDGNPGDDIVDAIQQYCFEHGVLIWTAGRHGNILRIIPPLVLTRDLAETALDIVLEAIDHAVEVEA; encoded by the coding sequence ATGACGGCAGGACCGCCGATAGACGAGATTCACTTCGACGACGCACCGAACGTCGACAACGTCCCGGGACCGAACACGCAGGCGTTACTCGAGAAACAGGCGGATATCGACAGTAGCGCGGTTGCCTATCCCAACGACATTCCAATCGCCTTCGAGGAGGGCAAAGGAGCGACCGTTCGGGACGCCGACGGCAACACCTACATCGACCTCTTCGCCGGTATCGGCGTGCTCAACGTCGGCCACTCGAACCCCTACGTGCTCGAGGCCGTCCACGAGCAAGCCGACAAGTTCGTCCACACGGTCGACTTCCCGACGGACGCGCGACTCGAGTTGATCGAGAAACTCGACGAAATCGCCCCGGAGGGGTTACAGGGCAACAACCGCGTCGTCTTCGGTGGCCCGACGGGCAGCGACGCCATCGAGGCCTCGATCAAGCTCTCGAAGTACAACTCTGAGGGTGACGGCCTCATCGCCTTCCGCGGCTCCTATCACGGCGCGACGACGGGTGCGATGAGCGTCACCTCGAACACGAAGCTGAAGAAACACTACGCGCCGTTGCTCTCCGACGTCGTTCACGCGCCCTACCCCTATCCGTTCCGAGACGGGAAGTCGCCCGAAGCGTCGGTCGACCACGCCCTCGAGGAGGTCCAGGCTATTCTCGAGGATCCATACGGTGGCCTCGCGAACCCGGCCGGAATCATCGTCGAACCGATTCAGGGAGAGGGCGGCATCGTCACCCCGCCGGCGGGCTTCCTGCAGGGCTTGCGCGACCTCGCCGACGACAACGACGTGACGCTCGTCTTCGACGAGATTCAGACCGGTCTCGGGCGCACCGGCGAGTGGTGGGCCAGCGACTGGGAGGGCGTCACGCCTGACGCGATGACCTCGGCGAAAGCACTGGGCGGCGTCGGTTTCCCGCTCTCGGCGACGATGTACAAAGAAGAACTCGACACCTGGGGTTCGGGAGACCACGCCGGAACCTACCGCGGCCACGTCGTCGGCATGCGTGCCGGTACTCGCGCCATCGAGTACATCCAGGACCACGACCTCCTCGCGCACGCTCGAGACCTCGGCGAGTACATTCAGGACCGACTGCTCGAGGCGGCGGACGAGACCGACCACCTCGCAGACGTGCGTGGAAAGGGACTGTTCATCGGGGCCGAGTTCGTCGACAGCGACGGCAACCCGGGCGACGACATTGTCGACGCGATTCAACAGTACTGTTTCGAACACGGCGTCCTCATCTGGACGGCCGGCCGTCACGGCAACATCCTGCGAATCATCCCGCCCCTCGTGCTCACCCGCGATCTGGCGGAGACGGCCCTGGATATCGTCCTTGAGGCGATCGATCACGCCGTCGAAGTCGAGGCCTGA
- a CDS encoding proline dehydrogenase family protein codes for MIPPIANRFVAGESPATALEHVRRLDDRNVRAIVNLLGEHYDDRADVRADVETYRTLLEDIARADLEACLSVKPTQLGLSLGEEVFRDELETVVEAAVEHDGFVWIDMEDHTTTDTTLDAFESLANEYGNNENPRLGLCVQANLKRTREDVERLADVPGKVRFVKGAYDEPTDVAYQDSTRVNEEYRRLLEYAFEHFDGGIAVGSHDPAMIDYAISLHEEYGTEFELQLLMGVREDTQEELAREYPVYQYVPFGDRWSSYFYRRVTERKENLWFALRAIVGR; via the coding sequence ATGATCCCGCCGATCGCGAATCGGTTCGTCGCCGGGGAGTCCCCCGCGACGGCCCTCGAGCACGTGCGACGGCTCGACGACCGAAACGTCCGCGCCATCGTCAACCTGCTCGGTGAACACTACGACGACCGCGCGGACGTCCGCGCCGACGTCGAGACGTATCGCACGCTGCTCGAAGACATCGCTCGGGCCGATCTCGAGGCCTGTCTCTCCGTCAAGCCGACGCAACTCGGCCTCAGCCTTGGCGAAGAGGTCTTTCGCGACGAACTCGAGACCGTCGTCGAGGCCGCGGTCGAACACGACGGCTTCGTCTGGATCGACATGGAAGACCACACGACGACCGATACGACGCTCGATGCGTTCGAATCGCTCGCGAACGAGTACGGCAATAACGAGAATCCCCGCCTCGGCCTCTGCGTTCAGGCGAATCTGAAACGCACCCGCGAGGACGTCGAACGCCTCGCCGACGTGCCGGGTAAGGTCCGCTTCGTCAAAGGTGCCTACGACGAACCAACGGACGTCGCCTATCAGGATTCGACGCGGGTTAACGAGGAGTACAGAAGGTTGCTCGAGTACGCCTTCGAGCACTTCGACGGCGGAATCGCCGTCGGTAGTCACGATCCGGCGATGATCGACTACGCGATTTCGCTCCACGAGGAGTATGGCACCGAGTTCGAACTCCAGTTGCTCATGGGCGTTCGCGAAGACACTCAGGAAGAGCTTGCCCGTGAGTATCCCGTTTATCAGTACGTCCCCTTCGGAGATCGGTGGTCGTCGTACTTCTATCGACGGGTCACGGAACGGAAGGAAAACCTCTGGTTCGCCCTCCGGGCCATTGTCGGACGCTAA
- a CDS encoding DUF502 domain-containing protein has translation MASWKRDFASGLIVLGPILVTLYVIYWLYGFIAGITPGLILEAEALEPLIPGDSGQAQQSREQLAQFLRVVVALTVFTILTFSVGYLMRTAVGGLFERVVDNVANRVPVMRVVYNASKMAAETAFGEQESLQTPVKLETWNGLRMTAFKTGKTTDDGREVLFLPTSPNITTGFVIEVESDRITVLEEDVEDALTRVLSAGFGDANRTRGMEAGVSIDVVDETNVDSLEESARREFDREPTDNADDD, from the coding sequence ATGGCTTCGTGGAAGCGGGATTTCGCGAGTGGGCTGATCGTCCTCGGCCCCATTCTCGTCACCCTCTACGTTATTTACTGGCTCTACGGCTTCATCGCCGGGATTACACCCGGACTCATCCTCGAGGCAGAAGCCCTCGAGCCACTGATTCCCGGTGACTCCGGACAGGCCCAGCAGTCACGCGAGCAACTCGCGCAGTTCCTTCGCGTCGTCGTCGCGTTGACCGTCTTTACCATCCTCACCTTTTCCGTCGGCTACCTCATGCGAACCGCCGTCGGCGGCCTCTTCGAACGGGTCGTCGACAACGTTGCGAACCGCGTCCCTGTTATGCGAGTCGTCTACAACGCCTCGAAGATGGCCGCCGAAACTGCTTTTGGCGAACAGGAATCACTCCAGACGCCCGTCAAACTCGAGACGTGGAACGGGCTGCGAATGACGGCGTTCAAAACCGGCAAAACGACCGACGACGGCCGCGAAGTATTGTTCTTGCCGACCTCACCGAACATCACGACGGGATTCGTCATCGAAGTCGAATCCGATCGCATCACCGTCCTCGAAGAAGACGTCGAAGACGCCCTCACACGCGTCCTGAGCGCCGGATTCGGCGACGCAAACCGAACGCGGGGAATGGAGGCCGGCGTCTCCATCGACGTCGTCGACGAAACGAACGTCGACTCACTCGAGGAATCTGCCCGACGAGAGTTCGACCGAGAGCCTACCGATAACGCTGACGACGACTGA
- a CDS encoding threonine synthase translates to MELTDAFLGLECLECGSIHDGPDVQACPDCGGALDPAYDYDAIDVSRETFESRPFDSQWRYEELLPFSRSSAVTMNEGATALVPCPSLADELGVDSVYLKDEGRNPTGSTMDRGQSLAVTAGAGRDANDVALASTGNGGQSAAAYAGRAGLESHTYVPSRSSFSNKAMINVHGGDMNVVGGRYDDAVGAFEEACNEHDGWYSLQAFDNPYRHEGAKTTLYELVEQLEWSVPDVVCYPTGLGLGLTGAYKAATELRELGLVDELPGLYAAQPAGCAPIVEASEADRETHEPVETPDTICGELEIADPPASSRVLEALAATDGGAVAVDDTDILEAGVQVAAHEGLEMAPSPATAAAGVWQLAENGAFDGDETVVIVNTTAGNKEGDVLRSHLMSQGI, encoded by the coding sequence ATGGAACTGACGGACGCATTTCTCGGCCTCGAGTGTCTCGAGTGTGGATCGATCCACGACGGCCCCGACGTGCAGGCGTGTCCCGACTGCGGCGGGGCGCTCGACCCGGCCTACGACTACGACGCCATCGACGTGAGTCGCGAAACATTCGAGTCCCGACCGTTCGACTCGCAGTGGCGCTACGAAGAACTGCTCCCGTTCTCGCGTTCGTCCGCGGTGACGATGAACGAAGGGGCGACCGCGCTCGTTCCCTGTCCCTCCCTCGCGGACGAACTGGGCGTCGACTCCGTCTACCTCAAAGACGAGGGCCGAAATCCGACGGGATCGACGATGGACCGCGGCCAATCGCTCGCCGTCACTGCTGGCGCCGGTCGCGACGCGAACGACGTCGCACTGGCCTCGACGGGCAACGGCGGACAGTCGGCCGCTGCCTACGCCGGTCGGGCCGGCCTCGAGTCACACACCTACGTCCCCTCGCGCTCGAGTTTCTCGAACAAGGCGATGATCAACGTCCACGGCGGCGACATGAACGTCGTCGGTGGCCGCTACGACGACGCCGTCGGTGCCTTCGAGGAAGCGTGTAACGAACACGACGGCTGGTACTCTCTCCAGGCGTTCGACAACCCCTACCGCCACGAGGGCGCGAAGACGACGCTGTACGAACTCGTCGAGCAACTCGAGTGGTCGGTCCCCGACGTCGTCTGTTATCCGACCGGCCTCGGCCTCGGTCTCACGGGGGCGTACAAAGCCGCGACCGAACTCCGCGAACTCGGTCTCGTCGACGAACTCCCGGGCCTCTACGCCGCCCAACCGGCGGGCTGTGCACCCATCGTCGAGGCTAGCGAGGCCGACCGCGAGACGCACGAACCGGTCGAGACGCCAGACACGATCTGTGGCGAACTCGAGATTGCCGATCCGCCGGCGAGTTCACGCGTGCTCGAGGCGCTTGCGGCAACCGACGGCGGCGCAGTGGCCGTCGACGACACGGACATTCTCGAGGCTGGCGTGCAGGTCGCCGCCCACGAGGGTCTCGAGATGGCACCGAGTCCGGCCACGGCAGCCGCTGGCGTCTGGCAACTCGCCGAAAACGGCGCGTTCGACGGCGACGAGACGGTCGTCATCGTGAACACGACTGCCGGAAACAAGGAAGGCGACGTGTTGCGCAGTCACCTGATGAGTCAGGGAATCTAA
- a CDS encoding 50S ribosomal protein L37e, which yields MTGAGTPSQGKKNKTTHTKCRRCGEKSYHTKKKVCSSCGFGKSAKRREYEWQSKTGDH from the coding sequence ATGACTGGTGCAGGAACCCCGAGCCAAGGAAAGAAGAACAAGACGACGCATACGAAGTGCCGTCGCTGCGGAGAGAAGTCGTATCACACCAAGAAGAAGGTCTGCTCGTCGTGTGGCTTTGGCAAATCGGCCAAACGCCGCGAGTACGAGTGGCAGTCGAAGACCGGCGACCACTAA
- a CDS encoding LSM domain-containing protein, with translation MSGRPLDVLEASLGDRVTVRLKSGDEYVGDLAGYDQHMNLVLEDVTIPLEGDTGETSPAEDTTIIRGDNVVSITP, from the coding sequence ATGAGTGGACGACCGCTTGACGTCCTCGAGGCGTCGCTCGGCGACCGTGTGACGGTACGACTCAAGAGTGGCGACGAGTACGTCGGCGACCTCGCCGGCTACGATCAACACATGAATCTCGTCCTCGAGGACGTAACAATCCCGCTCGAGGGCGACACTGGCGAGACGTCGCCGGCCGAAGACACAACCATTATACGCGGCGATAACGTCGTTTCGATCACTCCATGA
- a CDS encoding zinc-dependent metalloprotease, translating into MNLYRSARTVAGASGDDVIDWESAADAAKAVTDPGSLELETGEREAYARDVREARDAVRTVANVEFDVPDTVEIQNRHHWIDANIATFERVMGTLEQQVPPGTFPGVARTINTGTMTVLLAFLGRNVLGQYDPLLLAETPEDDHALYFVRPNILKAAQKLDVDPDRFRRWIAFHEVTHAAEFGAAPWLSDHLESRMEAGIATLTEGSFDRAAFRDLDAAMTVVEGYAELLMDHAFDDEYADLRRKLDARRQGRGPLQQLFRRLLGLGLKERQYERGKNFFETVVESADLETASVVWESPAQLPTQTELDDPTLWLQRVDR; encoded by the coding sequence GTGAACCTCTATCGTAGCGCCCGGACCGTTGCCGGGGCATCCGGCGATGACGTCATCGATTGGGAGTCGGCCGCCGACGCCGCGAAGGCGGTGACCGACCCCGGCTCGCTCGAGCTCGAGACGGGCGAGCGCGAGGCCTACGCTCGCGACGTGCGAGAGGCGCGAGACGCCGTGCGAACGGTGGCGAACGTCGAGTTCGACGTGCCCGACACCGTCGAGATCCAGAATCGCCACCACTGGATCGACGCCAACATCGCGACCTTCGAACGCGTGATGGGAACGCTCGAGCAGCAAGTCCCTCCGGGCACGTTCCCCGGCGTCGCCCGAACGATCAACACGGGCACGATGACCGTCCTTCTGGCCTTTCTTGGCCGGAACGTTCTCGGACAGTACGATCCGCTGCTCCTCGCAGAGACGCCCGAAGACGACCACGCGCTGTACTTCGTCAGACCGAACATCCTGAAGGCTGCCCAGAAGTTGGACGTCGACCCCGACCGATTCCGCCGCTGGATCGCCTTCCACGAAGTGACCCACGCCGCGGAGTTCGGCGCCGCGCCGTGGCTCTCCGATCACCTCGAGTCGCGGATGGAAGCCGGCATCGCGACGCTCACGGAGGGCTCGTTTGATCGCGCTGCGTTCCGGGATCTCGACGCCGCGATGACGGTCGTCGAGGGCTACGCGGAACTGCTGATGGATCACGCCTTCGACGACGAGTACGCGGATCTGCGTCGAAAACTCGACGCGCGACGGCAGGGTCGTGGCCCGCTTCAGCAACTGTTTCGTCGACTGCTCGGGCTTGGCCTCAAAGAGCGACAGTACGAGCGCGGAAAGAACTTCTTCGAGACCGTCGTCGAGAGCGCCGACCTCGAGACGGCGAGCGTCGTCTGGGAGAGCCCAGCACAGTTACCGACGCAAACCGAACTCGACGATCCGACGCTGTGGCTCCAGCGCGTCGATCGGTGA